The Anastrepha ludens isolate Willacy chromosome X, idAnaLude1.1, whole genome shotgun sequence genome includes a window with the following:
- the LOC128870442 gene encoding uncharacterized protein LOC128870442 has product MCFSRSRTPLPAVYTLNGDKIREVDDIKDLGVTIDTKLTFHKHIDGITQRAFKILGFITRNSKDFKNPYSLICLFKTQVLPILEYGSIIWSPYTEAGITRLERVQRKLCKTLAFRHSSSTASTTEDIYIRYNINSLRARRRITDLAFFYKVVNGIIDAPEVRSSFELAPAGLTLRNSRLLKTVATYKSYVYHGPCNRIPISVNSLHGVLDFYGGTYDTFLRNAKNIIL; this is encoded by the coding sequence ATGTGCTTCTCGAGATCGCGCACTCCCTTACCTGCAGTGTACACACTCAATGGTGATAAAATAAGGGAGGTGGATGACATCAAAGACCTCGGTGTCACGATTGACACAAAACTAACTTTCCACAAGCATATAGACGGAATAACTCAGAGAGCTTTTAAGATACTCGGTTTTATAACTAGGAATAGTAAGGACTTCAAGAATCCCTACTCCCTGATTTGTCTTTTCAAAACTCAAGTTCTTCCAATACTGGAGTACGGATCCATAATCTGGTCTCCATACACTGAAGCAGGCATTACTAGACTTGAAAGAGTGCAGCGTAAGCTCTGCAAGACCTTAGCCTTCCGACATTCATCATCAACCGCTTCAACTACAGAAGATATCTACATTCGGTACAACATCAACAGTCTGCGGGCTCGCCGACGCATAACTGATCTGGCGTTCTTCTATAAAGTGGTAAATGGTATTATTGATGCCCCGGAAGTACGCAGCTCCTTCGAGCTTGCCCCGGCTGGTCTCACTCTTAGGAATAGTCGTCTACTGAAAACAGTCGCTACTTACAAAAGCTACGTCTATCACGGCCCGTGCAATAGAATACCCATCAGTGTCAACTCACTTCATGGTGTTCTCGACTTCTATGGTGGAACCTACGATACTTTTCTGCGAAATGCCAAAAATATCATCCTATAG